The genomic DNA ATGTAAACGTTTGTCTTAAACCCAACAGTCTTCTAAACTCATGTTTGACTATAGTGTCCTTATTATAAGAAATTGGTggaataaaactttatcattTAGGCTTGTTCAGAACCCCAGAATTTTATTTTGCCTACAAAGGCCATTACGTCTGATCACTTATGTAAGTTATATCCAGTGATTTAGTATATCTAAAAAATTTAACTTCAATATTCTGTAACAGGATAGGGGAAATGATGCAGTATTGACTCTAAAGGTGAATGATTTGGGAAATTATGGATGCTATCCTGATTGTTCAGAGATGACATCGATGCCACTTTGTAATGAGGTTATCGTGAGTCTTATAAAAAGGCCGGTACATCGTTTGGAATTTCTTGGTACCTTTTCTGCTATCATTTTTATGAGTACTTTTTTTTAGTGTCTTACCAAAAACAAGTCttcattttaatatatatatatatatatatatatatattgcatcTTTCCAATCCGAAATGATCATCAATAGCCATCAAAAGTTCAATTTAGGTAACTTGTTACCTCTGCACCAGCCACTAGATAGAGGATAATCTGGTATTATTATTTTAACAGGTTTCCTTGACATTTTGCAGTGCTTAGATATATAATAATCTTGGAGATTATCATGATGCTTCTTCTGGGAGCTATGCTTCTTTTCTTCATTTGCAAGTGTCTAAATGCCCTCCATAGAGATAGACGTGACTCCTTTAATGTTACACCCTTCTCAACTGGTGAAAACCTCAACCGTTACAATGTAAGTCTTATTTTCCTTCATAATATATTTATCCTCTGTCCAAGTATGCACAGACCATTACAATATGGAATTGTCTAATTTCTTAATGTCGTTTGATTATATTCATTATATTCTTCTTTATGCCATTTCGTTCCTGCATAAGCCTCCATCAATCAAGTAAACATATTAGAGTAGATGTTGTGCATTCATTGATCACCCTCTGTAGATTTTCTTTCCCTTGTTCCATGTAAATAGACCCTTAGATTTAGCATTGGCTTGTTGATAAAATAGTGTCAATTGTGGACATGAAATAGGATGAAAGTATTGTTTTCTTTTAACTAACATGTCTTTAGCCTGGTGAGCAAACGAAGCAGGTGAAGACCTATGCTTCTTCATAATGGCTTTACATTTTCCTTTTCGATCTGTTCTTCTAGATTTGCCTTGTGGTCAAACTATATTGTGGTGGTTATTAATGATTGGACTAAACCCCACTAATCattcttctctttttttctttaGCTATTATGATTTGTTCTATCTGGTACACTTTTTGGAATGAATTTTGCCTCTATTCCTCTTCTTGAAAAATAGAGTAAGCTTCGCTATTAATTCACTAGTCCATATCTACTTTATCCCTGCATAGATCTTCTACTTGCTCTTGTTTGTAATTCTGCAGCGCAACGGTAAAGTTCTTCAGAAAATATGACAGCCTGAAAGGATGCCCAGTGTGGATCGATCAGCAAAGAACACAATTCTAAATCGCCACTATATTATTTGTTGATGGGTTTACAATTGCCAAGTGCTACAAAAGAGTTGCATTTTGTTATCTGTTCCAATGTATTTAGTCTCGAAACTAATCTGCTTAAAATAATTTGGACGGTTGAATTCTTTATTTATTCCATTTTATCATATATTTTGTgcaaatgttgatttagtgcggTTGTTCAATCGACCACTAATCGACCACGTGAAAAACAACTCAGGCAGAAGACTTTGTTAATCTTATAAATCCACACTGGTTTACAGGTCACTGGAATTATACTAGTTAAAAGCTTTAGCACGGGGAAAGAACAAGATAATATTCTTTATTCTATTAGGCATTATTGTtgtgttttgtttttctttctgaAGGCTTTTCAACTAAAATCATTGGTTgcatgtgaaaaaaaaaaaaaggcaattaGCTTGCCTTCAAGCGCATCTCCaatgattaaaattttataaatttttttttattatttcaataTGTTACATCATACCACATTAACATTCTAAAAATCTATTGAAATAACTCCAATagttagagttttaaaaagttttaaagagttttaaaaagttttaactaatttttaaatgGTCTAATTAATAGCATGTAATTGCATACAGGGGGCGAGCCAGGAATTGACTAAAGAAGTGACTAAAATTTTTAACTATTACTATAACAACAAAAAAGTCTTACCCCAATAGGTGGGTCGATTTTATGGATCCTTCTATATTATTAGACTCTATCCCATGCTATATCAACAtccaaacttaaataaattttatcttattttattgttattaactattttttttaatttaaaaatatccaTCATTATCGAGTTATGTTAGCTTTATGCCTCAAACTTCTTCGATGAGTATTCGAGTATTGTTCTTGCTGGTTGAGCAGTAAGGAACCATCAAGTAATTTTGAAACGATTTGGTTCAATCTACCCACTCTTATATCGACTAATTAATACCGCTTAGAATTTTCTAGGGCCATTGGATATGTGAACAAATCCTGACCTAAGTTGGCTTCTCGGTGCAACCCATCAAGATTTGGTTGACATTTCCAGAGAAGGACTTGGTGACAACTGCACTGAGATACCTTGTCTACAATTTGGCAACAAAGATATACTTAAAACAAGAGAGTCGATATTCTTACACTAGCAAATTTAGATGTTTTCTAATAGCACTGGAGAGGGGTTCAAATAGGGATCACAACTTCAAACTCCCTTGTGTATCGGTATATTGAATCAACACGAGACAATCTTAAATGAAGTAACTGATGCAGTTGGTGACAGATTTGGTGCATCATCAAAACATCTTTCTTCGGGTCGTCATGCTATCCTCAAAGGTGGAGAAACTAAAATAACTCTATCACCTTGAACAAAAAGAAACGACACAATTTACTTGGTGGTCTGTAAAACAGAGATAGGATGCACATAAAATTCTGAGGTTATCAACTTTATTGAATAATagcttaagttttaaataatgaaACAAGAGAATAAGTAATTTAGTTTTGCAAAGTTCAAAATGCATAGTTTGAGTTTGACAACATTGTATGGTTCAGGTCTGGTATGGACGTATGGTTACTTGCGTGGATGTCAAACAGAAGAAAAACATAGACTATTTGAATGCAGAAGACTAACTCGACAAGTGTATGCCAGAAGAATAAAAACTCTTTTATGGTTGACATTGCACTCGATGAGTTTGGGAGGAATACTATCTATTTATTGTTGTCGTCGTACAATTTAGAGGCAAACCAGTGACACAAACTAAAAGTGGAACCTTTTTTTTGTTGTGATTTGTTTCTAAATTTATCTTTTACCAACCCAGCAGTCACTGTTATGGTAGCAtgcaaaaaaaatttacaaaaaattcATTTCTATTTTGCTTTCCTTGATGCTCTGAATCTTCAACAAACCTTAGACTATATACTTTTTAGATATTATAATCTTAATTTTAACAGcaaattatgaaaaacatagacatcaGTAGCCTCttatttttccaaaaatcatTTGTGCAATGCTAGACATGTGCCATttcattataataaataaattagaaTATGTAAATCAGATAAACTTGGGCAAAATTTGTTTTGTTGGCACTATTACATCTTAGGATAATGATACCACAGTAGCAAGATTAGCTTACCTGAACTATTTCTTCATAAGTCTCATTGTCAATTTCCACAGTAGTTATGATCTCTTCCACATCTCCAAGAATCATATTCAAATGTTGATTGTAAGCCTGGAACAGAATGAATGTTTAAAaggtgaaaataaaaataaatcaaccTTGTACGAGTATACAATCAAATTGCTTCAAGTGAAAAACAAGGTTTGTGATATCACATGTGTCTCCCCTTGCTATGATAGCCAAGTGCCAACTACAAAAAATCTTAATGAACAAAGATGTACATAAAAACTAAAGTATAGAACTTATGACAACAAAAAATGACTAAAACTTATTTGGTTTTATTCCTATATCTTTAAAAAgtcaaatataagaataaaattaataaaatatatcaAAAGTAATAATTCAATCTCACCTATTTAAGTGATGTCCGACGATGTTTTATAACGTAATATTCATCAATAATATAATCTACATCTATATTCATTGCAAATTCTCGCTCAATATAAATGGTTATACAATCAGCAAGAAAACCATCCTCCATCTTGTTACGAATTGCAGTTTTGACATGTTTCATGGCTGAAAAAGCTCATTCAACTGTAGTAGTAGATACGGGTAGTGTCAACACAAGATAAATCAGTCGTGTCAGCATAACATAATTCTCTGACCTTCTACTCGCAACCAACTCCTGACATAAATTAGAAAGAGTGGATACTTGAAATCGAGATTCAGAAATCACATCACTCTGATAATGTTGCAACTCAATTCTCAAGGAATAAATATCTTGTTTTGTAAAATCCTGAGGGTAAAACTTCTCTGCAAGCTTGCAAATGTCATCTATGTTGAATGATTCAAATGAATTTTTAGGGTCCAATGCTGCGCTAAGAGAAAGGAGTTCTACTGATGTCTCATTAAATCTTGTATTTGATTCCATCAGAAGAAAATCTATTACTTTATTGAAAACATCAAAATGATAATGATGCTCAACTGTAGGATACTCTCGCCCACGGGAACGACCAACCCTATATGAACTGTGGAAGTCAAGTATGTAAACATCATGTTTTGAGCAAAATGAAGTTACTTCCTGTAGAAATTCTTCCCAGCCATCTTCCCTCAAtgcttgaatgataatttttggCCCCCGCGGGCTAGATCAACCGGTTAAGGCGTGacatccttgcacaatgagtcgtagggtcgaaggtccacggacgcgcactggatgaataatctgggcctgctgtgttaaattccggagacaccacgctttaccAGGGCCAacattcaccgctgatttacctcctcctaggatccctgtggggccaggcctagggggccgctgggcggcgggatcCGCCTTTTTGCACATTGAATGATAATTTTTGTACTGTAGACAAATCTCATTGCAGTTAAAATATCTTGAGTTTTCTTCTGGAGGGCCTGACACAAAATATCAGTGATGGCCAAAATCCTACGCATGAAATGCAAGACAAATACAAATTCGAAGCTTGTTATGTTTTTATATATACCACCAACTTCAGCCTGAAAACTTGTATTTGAACTATGCTCACTTAGATGCTCAAGCACCTTACAAGTAGCATCATACATATCTATCAAACTCTTTACAGAGTCATAATGAGAACTCCAACGAGTTGCCCCTGCTCGTTGCAAGTTACCAAACTGATTAGCCCCACGTCCTGGATTACGTTCTCCAATTTCTAGCAAATGCTCTATTTCTCTTCTTTGAGTAATTTGCAACTCACAAAGACGCTTAGGAGAAGACGTCATCATATTAACAACATTATCCAAATGAGAGAATAAATCCCAAATATCTCGAACATCCTTAGCTGCTGAAACCAATGTTAATTGTAATCTGTGTGCAAAACAATGTACATAATATGCATATGGACAATCTTTGAGAAATAAAGCTTGTAGTCCATTCCAAGCACCCCGCATATTACTAGCCCCATCATACCCTTGGCCTCTCATGTTCTGAGCTAGAAGGTTGTAATGAACAAGAATATCACTAACTGTGTTTTTGAGTGTCGATGAGGTAGTATCACTAACACTTTTGATTTCAAAAAATCGTTCTGTTAGAATCTCGTTGCTATTCACGAACCTCAAGATAAGAGCCATTTGCTCACGTTTAGATTCATCCTGTGCTTCATCAATAAGAATACAAAAGCTTGCATCCCCAATTTCACTTCGAATTCTTTGTCGGACTCTATTGGCCATAATATTCAAAACCTCTTTTTGTACTTCTGGAGAAGTGTATGTATTATTTCTTGCAGCACTACTCAATACATCTCCAACTTCTTTATTATGTCGTCCAAAAGCATCCAACAATTCAAGAAAATTTCCTCGATTCAATGACTTAGATGATTCGTTATGCTCCCCTGAAAGAACAACCTTGAAGTGCAAGCCACCGCACACTTGTAATTGTGGTTTTAAGACGCAAACGATTTTTCTGAACTTCCTCACTTGATACAACAAGCATTAGTTTGTCAATATGCTAAGATGGTTTCATTAAACTTTCGGCCTTTCTCAAAGATATATTATGATGTGATGAAGATGAGGTACCAACATGAGTGAGAAATGCACACTTATCTCCATTACATACCCTCTTCCAACTGTTAAATCCATCGATGGCCAATGATGAAAGGTTTGGTTGAGTAGGATCGGTAAGAAAAACAAAGCAATATGCCTTATCTGTTGAAGAAGAGTATTCCAACCACCGAAACTTATTATACCAATGTTCTTGGAATCTACGTGTTTGCTTACCAAATTGTGTTCGTTGATATGTCAAAAGTTTCAGTTGATATGGTCCAGCATTTAGGTAAGCTCGTCGAACTTGGTCTCGTTCATTTATTGGATAATCACATATTTGTTTCCTCTTCCCTGGATCACGTTCAATTGAAACAGATAGTTCTATGACAGGATTAGAAGGTGAAGACTCTATGAATTCAGAAGATGTGGCTACCGGAGGGGGGACATCATTAGGAATTGAGGAACCTTCAGAttggtcttttttttttaaaaaaaaaagataataaagttTTCCCCCTTTTCATAACAGGTtgatgatttttcattttcaatctgCAAAATTAACCCCTATTAAGCAAATCAATTATATTATTAATAGTTACATAATCTCAAACAAAACTAAAAATAACTAATATAACTTTAAGAAGATTGAAGCTTCAACCAAAATTTTTGATAATTCTGTAAATACTAAATAGTCATACATCATTAATTCTACAAATATTCATCTAATtaagaataaataattaaatataatctaTAGATTTGTATTACCCACATATACAGAAATAATCTCTAACAATGATTATTAATTTAAAGTTGATGTCCtaattcctaaatcaaatgagaataatgaaatttttttgaaatgcACAGTGTCAATTTTACAATTTCATTTGAATTTCTGTCTTAAACAAGCTTAGTTTAGAGTATCCAGTACATGCATGAGATACAACAGCTATAAGAAATTATCCTTGATCATTATTCATGATATAATGTAGGTAATTTGATATTTATAGGTCTAGGTAGAATTCCTGAAGGTTCGCCTAACAACCCTTTAATGTTTCCATATTTTTTCTGTATAATACTACTCAAATACTGAAATACATATCATATTACCATTCTTAATACTAAACAAAATCACAAAAACAAACAAGAAATAGGATATAGAAAACCTAAAACTCTATCATAGGTGCTGCATTGAAACTATAAATAAGGAGCATTGAAATAAGGAAACTAAAAAGCCTATAAAGAATGTCATAGAACTCGTTAATGCCCACTGATATAAcattaacaaattcaaaattaaaatgcaTTGCAATTCCCTTTTGGTTGCTTGCTGGAAAGTGGAAACTGTACAATTCTCTAGTACGGTTTGGTCCGTTTGAAAACTACAAGTCTACAACTATCTAATACCGATAGTTCCCTAATTCAGTTGATACATTAGAAGTTAGAACTGAGCGACAGGTTGCGAGGGAAAAGAGGAGATCGAAGGGGGAAAAAACTCAAAGAGGATGATTGAAGGGGGAAAAGAGGAGATCTTATGTATAGCCGATATACCTCCTCGAGACCTCGACTTCGCCTTCGTGAAGCTCGGTGTTGCCTGCGTGAAGCTCGGCGTCACCTGCGGGTTGCGGCGGATGAAAGGGGTGGCAGGTAGGTTAAGTAACGaagcataattttttttcttattatgcTATATTGCTATTTAATAGAGAATGGGCCAAATCCAGGCCTGGGCTACAGCCCAGGCCTGCCACCCCTTACATCCGCCCCTGATTGCATGGCTATATGCATATTACATAAATTTCAAAGAAAAAAGTAGCTTTGAAATTTCACTACTGCTCTTGAAATAGAAAGCTCAAACCTTACATCCACAATAGCTAAAACTTTTTTGTTCAAGTTTTTCATTTTTCAAACCTCTTTAAAAATTTTGCATTAGAGATGTCCTAATGTCTCCATCAATCTGTCTCCAGATTAATACGGAGGAAGTAAATTATGAATGACTATTAATCATTAGTATAGATGGTCAAAACATGAGAGAAGATAAACTTAGACACGTCGaggtttaattttaagatttCATATTATAACACTTTatagcactgtttaaaagggacAAAATCATTGGTTGCATATACTTTGAAAATTTGGGTTACTTCTATGCTGATTTCATGTCAATGTGAATATGAACAAAAATAAATTGCTAACGTTAACCTAACGTGGTAAGCATCACTAAATGAGTTGCCAATAATTATTATATCAATGGATGTTTGAAATGATGCACATACATGGATCGATGAATCTAAATATCAATTAGAATTGTTTATGCACTGCACAACATTGACATTGTCTATTTTGGAAGTGCGAATGTGCTGTCTATCATGTAGACTTcctgtttaaaaattttatcaacaaCAACCATAGTAAaccataataattaaatattattctAGTGGTGGTCggctatagatttttttttttattttttttatattattatttatatttaaataaattttattttattatattattgttAATAAAAAACAATTATAGTCTCCTTGTTTAATTTACATATTATTATAGGGCGTGTAATAATTTTCTAATTACATATTCATATCCTATCAACTGTGTCTCCATAAATTTATACTCAATTATCATGTAACTTCAACTCCCTAACATTATCCTTTCTTATTTTATCTTTTCTTATATGTTCTAATATccactttaatatatttatttttataacttGTATCTTCAGCTTATGTGTTGTGTCATAGTCTAATATTTGGCTTCATATAAAATAACATATTTtcatttcataaaattttattttaagttataaaAGTATTTTACCATGACAAAGAATAACTAATGCTTTCTTTCGTTTCAACAATAATACTTGTATTGTATATACaagacattttttttaatttcttcatCCTTTTATAAAAATAATCCAAAAATACTTAAAATGCTAAGGTTGTATTTGATTGAGTGTAATGTAATCAAGTTTGTAATGTAATTCAATTTGTAATATAATGTAACTAATATTATGTTTGGTGAAAGAGTTATATACTATACATGTAATTTTTGATTATGTGTTtgattgggtgtaatgtaatcaagtttgtaatataattaaatttgtaatataaTATAACTAATATTATGTTTGGTGAAAGAATTATATATTATACATGTAATCTTTTGTTTGATGTCCATTATTTTTATAagaaatgtaattcatattattataaaattataaaaatatcttgTGATCTTTGCCAACGATGATCGACGGTGGAGGGTGGCCACCGATGGTGGCAACGATCGATGACGAAGGAGACAACTGGCTGCGACGGCCTATGGCAATGGCCACCGCCGCCAACGATCGGCCGTGGCCTATGGCGATGGTCGTCGCCGACGACGACCGACAGTGGCCTACGATGATGAATGGCGATGACCAATGACGACGATTGAcggcgacgacgacgacgacgacgatgaaTGTTTTGTAATTCAGATTATAAAAGTTTATTgtcttttgtaatccagattatattacattaaatgttttaaattaaactaaacaaagtaataaatttggtaatataatattgattacattacaaggttgatTACTCTACcaaaatttcctatttatttttaaataattaattatttataatctaaatatatatttttttaaaatgaatgcTATAATTATACTATTTAAAGTTgttatggttttattttttttattttgtcaaattgaTTGATAATTATTAAGTTTTTTCATTAGAATCTCAAATTTTTTatgttataaaaataaatattttacactTTATGGATTATTCATTATAAATTATTAGGTGATGAAACaaccttagaaaaagaaaataatattattcttttttttatatagatTTTAGTTGTTCATCCTTTGTCTAATATGTTCCTTCAAACAAGTGGAAAGATAAAATAGTATCAATCGATCCATCTCCGGTCTTAACTTCTACACTTTCAATCGAACATGCAAAACTTTTTTTTATTCAATCCATCAACTTAAATAagtaatatatacaaaatatctCAATTTATATACATGTGTCCAATGTCTTCAAACTACATCATAATGGATAGAATTTGTTCGACTCTCataattaaaagatttttttctAGATTTGTGAAGTAATAATTCGGATTTCACCAGTGAgtgatctcttttttttttatctgaTTTTAATGAGACATATAAACAGTGAATAATACATAatgataataattaaaattaattctaattgatACAGATTTATCAAACAAATAATATATTTCATCAATAAGTGATGCCCTCACACATTCACACATTCTGAAAGGGATAAATGAGATATTTTTTCCCAGCCAGACATTTTCGCATCAAAATTGAATTCAAGAACTATTATATCAAATAATTATACAGATACTATCTGCATAAATCCGCGGAGGCTTCCATACGATGAAATTATTATCTTATTCATGGAATTCTAACATTGCTTATGTTCCATAaaactaaaatttgaaaaattaattaattatgtttgTGAATGAATTTAACTTTTTTTCCCAAACTTTTAGAGGATGGGATCCTTTGGACCACTTTTCTTGATCAACTCTTGGATTAGAAAAGATGGGCAGAGATCCTCTGGTCCAGAATCTCTGGACCAGTTCTAATCTCCTATTTATTTATTAGTTGGATGAACGAGATCCACCTATTTAAATAGATGGAGACAGGATTTCTTGGACTATTTTTTGTGGTTCAGGGGATGTGTCACTTGTATTTGCAGTCGGATCATGATCTGGTCGCAAATTGTTGCGATCTCTTCCTAGGTTCACCGTCCCCATcaagttatagtttttgttcgaagCGGGCAGCCGGAGGCCGCTTGGAGGATACCCTCGCTCGGCGCCCAGTAACCTGGtcacttatccaccaccggaggcCTCCGGGCGACCTCTGGCCGTCCGCTccgaataaaaattataatatgatGGGGACGGTGAACCCAAGAAGGAATCACAATCATTTATGGTCAAATCACGACCACAATCCGATCACAAATACAAATGACACATCTCTTAAATCACAAAAAATATCCAATTAAGAGATCTGTGCTCAAATTGATGAGAGTCATTGTTTCCGATCAATGTAAATGCTGGAGCAGGTGATGGTCCAGGATTTGCGGCCTATTTTCTCAGAGAACGAGCTCCGATTTGGTCAACCATATCGAATCTTTTACAAACGACGGCTTGAGGAACAATTAAAGTCAAcacatggagcaaaaacaaaaaaaaagcgtACAAATCCACATCAACTACATCGCACTTCCTCATCCATTAACAACTTCAATaatttattcttcttcttcttcaccaacaTGATCTGGTCACCGGTCGCCGCCTTCGGTTTCATTGGGGAAGCAGTTGGTGGTCGGAGGTCAGGAAGGCGTAGGTGTAGACCACCCCCGCCAGGCCCCCACCGATCAGCGGGCCCACCCAGTAGATCCACAGCGCCGAGAAGTCCCCGCTGGCCACGGCGGGCCCGAACGAGCGCGCCGGGTTCATGGACCCACCAGAGAAGGGGCCCGCCGCCAGGATGTTGGCGCCCACAATGAATCCGATGGCGATGGGGGCGATGGTTCCCAGCGACCCCTTCTTCGGGTCCGCCGCCGTTGCGTACACCGTGTACACCAGCGCGAAGGTGATGATTATCTCGAACACCACCCCTTCGCCGGCGCCCACCCCCGCTCCCAGTCCATGCGTCGGCGTCTCCTGTATAACGTATTTTtattaaatgtaaaaaaaatctttttttttttaatttaagatgtttaattaaatatattacaaGTCCGGTGGAAAACTTGACGAGAAAAGCCCCGACGACGGCTCCGAGCAACTGCGCCACCCAGTAGAAGACGCCCGTGAGGATGGTGATGTGGCCGCCCAGCGCCAGCCCGAATGTCACCGCCGGGTTCACGTGCCCGCCGGAGATGTTGGCGCTGATCGACACCGTCACGAAGAGCGCGAACGCGTGCGCCACCGCCACCGCCACCAGCCCCGCCGGGTCCAGCGCCGCGTCCGACGTCAACTTGTCTTTGACAATTAATCAGTTAATTAAAATCCACGCGTTCATTTAATTAATCAGCAGTAGTATATTATATATCAATATATACTGTAGGCGATGGCTGAGCCGACGCCGGCGAAGACGAAGAGGAGCGTGGAGATGAACTCGGCGAGGTAGGCCCTGAGCGTGCTGGCGCTGAAGGAGTCGTCGAAGCGACCAAAGGCGATTCCGGCCATCGTCGGGCGTCGATCGTCAGCTCCTGTCTCGAAGAATGCTGATGGATGGGGGGAGAATATACGAGCGGCCGCATATATATATCGACGCGGTGACGTAAGTAGGGCGGGGAGCAGTTGGTGAAATGAGTGGATGAGGAATAGGCCGAGCTCATCCAATGCCGGCACGCCAGCTGTCACCGACATGCGGCAGCGATGGGATTGTCGAGTAGCTCATCAATGATTTACGTTTGCGGGGCCCGCTCAGCCGACCCGCCTATGGAACCATCTCGTTGTGGGCCAGCCCTGACGAAGACCAACGACAAGCATTGTTTTagtaaattaataataaaataaatttggtgaataaataaacaaattagcGGTCGCAGCATTTTTTGAATAAAAATATCGAAATGAATGGTCGCTGGTAGTTTGTcgtctaaacaaaaaaaaaaaaaaaatctgtagcAATTACTTCGATTAAGGCGACGTAGAagtttatgatgataaaattggTACTCTGTTATTTGAATAGTTTGTATTATGGATCGATCCATTAAgtctgattttaaaatttttaattaatcttgtaataGATTATATCAGTTTgatttattcaaaaaaaaaaagtttgatttAATCTGTTTTAATTTGTTCCATTTATTCAGTTCTATCAATTGGATTTTGATATTGATCACCTCGGGGTTTTATAGATTTTCACTAAGAAATTAATAATC from Zingiber officinale cultivar Zhangliang chromosome 4A, Zo_v1.1, whole genome shotgun sequence includes the following:
- the LOC121971588 gene encoding probable aquaporin TIP2-2, which produces MSVTAGVPALDELGLFLIHSFHQLLPALLTSPRRYIYAAARIFSPHPSAFFETGADDRRPTMAGIAFGRFDDSFSASTLRAYLAEFISTLLFVFAGVGSAIAYNKLTSDAALDPAGLVAVAVAHAFALFVTVSISANISGGHVNPAVTFGLALGGHITILTGVFYWVAQLLGAVVGAFLVKFSTGLETPTHGLGAGVGAGEGVVFEIIITFALVYTVYATAADPKKGSLGTIAPIAIGFIVGANILAAGPFSGGSMNPARSFGPAVASGDFSALWIYWVGPLIGGGLAGVVYTYAFLTSDHQLLPQ